The sequence CTTCCACTTCCCGGACAAGTTTCTCGTCATATCCGGTGCCCCTGAAGATGAACTTGAAGGTCCGGAGGATGCCTCCCATCTCCAGCATTAATTCGCTGCTCTTCATGGCCTCCCTCTCGGCGATGAGGGGGCTCAGGATGGCCGTCAGGGTCTCGTGGTCAGACTCATCGGCCAGCATCAGGCACAACGGCTTGCAACACAGCTCAGAGTTCGGCTTGGCTTCCTCGAACACCTTCACGTTCTGTGACCCATGCGCGATGGTAATCTTCATGATCGTGAAGGAAAACCGAACCGCCTTTTCCGGAACTGCAGGCCCGCTCCCGTGCTTCTCGCTCACGTCTCCCATCCCATCACAAGACTCCTTCACCACCACGGTGAAGGGGCCATTCAGGTAGTCATCAAGGTCCTGGCCTCTCATGCCTTCCAGGATGTCTTCTTCCATGTCCATCAGAGCAGACACCAAAGCTGAATCATAGCGGAAGCGCTTGGCAATGGTGTCCACCGGGTAATCATCCACAGAGGAGGACAGTCCGGACAGCCCGTCGATAATGCCCACGTCGGTGCTGGAAGCCACGTTCTTCAGAGGTGGCTGCCACTCGAAGGGGTGGTAGCCCGGCAGGAGGACCTTCTCAGCGTTCCGAAGGGCGTGCAAAGGCTGGAAAATCTGCCTCCCCGTGATGGCTTTCACAGTCCTGTACATCTTGTGGTACTGACTGCAGCTGAGGAAGGTGTTGACGCGGATGGCCAAGCAAACAGCTGGCTGTAGACCAGAGCCCCGTCCCTGCATGATGGCCTCCAGCTCGTCTGCTTGTCTGTGCTCATTCCTCGCCCTCAGCGCCAGCAGGAACAAGGTCAGGCACACCGACTTCACATCCCCACCTTCTTCTTTGTCAGCAAAAGCCTTGACTTGCAGCTTGAGCTCCCTCAGACGGTGCTTCTGAGCCCTCCGGGTCAGGGACAGGAGGTGCTGGCGAGGCCGGCCTCCTTTATTGATATGCACAAAAGTCTCTTTTGATTCCTTATGGCTTGAGACATGGTGATTATATTTTTCCAAGCTGACCTCCTCATTGCACTCTTGTGCTGGACATTTCACAGTCAGAGAATTCAGGATGCTCAGAAAAGACCTCACCGGACTCTCCAGGTCGGTAGGGAAGCAGGGATATTGGCAAGAGGGACAGTAGCTGCCCATGACTTTGATGCACCTCAGGATGCAGATCCTGCAAAACACATGCTTACAGCTGGTCTCCACAGGGTCAGCCAGAATGTGCTCACAAATCTGGCAGGAGATAGATTTCACAAAGTGTGCCGGGAAGTCCACTGCCAGGAGCTTGGTGCTAAGATGTATCTTACTGCAGCTGGCAATCTTCTTCATCAGTTCCTTGCTGCTGATCCTTGCCTGAGCTCTCCTCTTGCGCCGACGGGCTTGTTTTGCTCGGTCAATCACAGTTTTGAGTTTTTTGCTAAGTTGCAGGTTTGGCTGCTGACTCTTCCTCTTGAGTCCCCGACGGGCAGCGTGGCAGATGTCGCAGGAGGGTGTGTGGGGATGCCACTCCATGGTTTCACTCTTTGGGGAATAAACCTCACATGGGGCACTGCTAAACTTCCTGTGCATGAAGCTCCAGCAATTATGACAGAACTCAGTGGGGTGGATCGAGTCCACATCTGCCTTCACATCGATCCGGAAAACCTTGGCGATGAGGTCTGGCCAGGAAGtggctctcttttctttctttcgcAAAAGGACTTGGGTTTTCCCGTCCACAGGCCCGTGGACTGGATATCTCCTGTTGTGCCCATCGCTGTTGAAAGAATTCCCACAGATGCGGCAGAGGTGTCTCAGGTTGGCTTGGTGGATGGCTTTGTCTCTCGCTTTCCCATCATCAGGGGGTTTCTTCAAAAACTTTGGGTGAGGCTTTAATGCTGGTTGAGTCAGGGCTGGCTTCTGACCACCAGCCTTGCCCAGGACTGCTGGAGATTGCTCAAGGGAGGGTTTCCCCTCGGAGgaatcttgcttttccttttgagcATTTTCAGGGGCCTTTTCAAAGGATCTCACCCTGAATAGCTTAAATTTCCACTCTGAAAATTTAATATGTGGATGCTGGATTTCATCAGGGGTGGAACTGAGTCCCAGGGTCGGGGGCAAAGAGACAGCCATGCTGGCTGAGGTACCTGGGAACAATAAAAACAAGTcagattaggaaaaaatttcagtATCCCACTGATGCATCTTGGAAGGACTACAAATGTATACATttgattattcatttattaaatcatccaacaagctagttgttaAACCTCCTATTTTAATATACTAGGTTAGGTGCTGATCATATAGCAGAGAACAGAGTCATTTCTTGTTCTGACAGTGCTGGGGTGATCATTTATACCATGTATCTAAGTACATGCACCACCATGgtttgttttacatatatatgtacaatcctatttctttttgtaatttattattttttactgaggcatagttgatgtacagtattatgtaTATACAATATTATTTCCTTCCTACCAAAACCCTAAGGTCTTTGAGGACAGATTCTTTGAGTGATTTATCTCTGTCTCCCCAAGGTTCCTAGCACACATCAGGTGCTCAATTGTTATTCACTGAATAAATGCAAGGAAAAAACTGGCTACTATAAACAAAGAAAAGTCATATTTTCTGCATTCTATCAGCTTCATTGCACTAGCTAGATGATATATTTCCAGCTTTTTAAAGCTGTCTCCTGGGAGGTTGGTTGTTTATTTCTTCCAAATGGGACGTTAAGGGATGACAAAGCTACAAATCCAAAGAAACTAATTACTCACTACTTGAAAGGATGAAGTGAATTTTGAGCTTTATGAAAGCACACTAATAATAAGTATCATGGATAGTAATTATGCTTACAATTTTAATTAGTGAGCGCTGCTGTAAATTATAAGGCTGTGTCTACATTAGGAACAAAAGCCACAGAGCTCTAAAACCTGCAACAAACCACAACGTGCACAAACGAAGATTCCCGAAGATGAAAAATTCAGGTAGTTTCAGAT is a genomic window of Camelus bactrianus isolate YW-2024 breed Bactrian camel chromosome 10, ASM4877302v1, whole genome shotgun sequence containing:
- the RAG1 gene encoding V(D)J recombination-activating protein 1; this translates as MAVSLPPTLGLSSTPDEIQHPHIKFSEWKFKLFRVRSFEKAPENAQKEKQDSSEGKPSLEQSPAVLGKAGGQKPALTQPALKPHPKFLKKPPDDGKARDKAIHQANLRHLCRICGNSFNSDGHNRRYPVHGPVDGKTQVLLRKKEKRATSWPDLIAKVFRIDVKADVDSIHPTEFCHNCWSFMHRKFSSAPCEVYSPKSETMEWHPHTPSCDICHAARRGLKRKSQQPNLQLSKKLKTVIDRAKQARRRKRRAQARISSKELMKKIASCSKIHLSTKLLAVDFPAHFVKSISCQICEHILADPVETSCKHVFCRICILRCIKVMGSYCPSCQYPCFPTDLESPVRSFLSILNSLTVKCPAQECNEEVSLEKYNHHVSSHKESKETFVHINKGGRPRQHLLSLTRRAQKHRLRELKLQVKAFADKEEGGDVKSVCLTLFLLALRARNEHRQADELEAIMQGRGSGLQPAVCLAIRVNTFLSCSQYHKMYRTVKAITGRQIFQPLHALRNAEKVLLPGYHPFEWQPPLKNVASSTDVGIIDGLSGLSSSVDDYPVDTIAKRFRYDSALVSALMDMEEDILEGMRGQDLDDYLNGPFTVVVKESCDGMGDVSEKHGSGPAVPEKAVRFSFTIMKITIAHGSQNVKVFEEAKPNSELCCKPLCLMLADESDHETLTAILSPLIAEREAMKSSELMLEMGGILRTFKFIFRGTGYDEKLVREVEGLEASGSVYICTLCDATRLEASQNLVLHSITRSHAENLERYEVWRSNPYHETVEELRDRVKGVSAKPFIETVPSIDALHCDIGNAAEFYKIFQLEIGEVYKNPSASREERKRWQATLDKHLRKKMNLKPIMRMNGNFARKLMTKETVEAVCELVPSEERHEALRELMDLYLKMKPVWRSSCPAKECPESLCQYSFNSQRFAELLSTKFKYRYEGKITNYFHKTLAHVPEIIERDGSIGAWASEGNESGNKLFRRFRKMNARQSKYYEMEDVLKHHWLYTSKYLQKFMNAHNALKNSGFTLNSQGSLGDLLDLEDSPESQDVMEF